In Phragmites australis chromosome 16, lpPhrAust1.1, whole genome shotgun sequence, one DNA window encodes the following:
- the LOC133895653 gene encoding uncharacterized protein LOC133895653: MVDVDRRMAGLTPAAHAAGLRRLSTRAAAGPSLASASPRHGLHSFGPFAAAVLDHLRASGVAVLPGLTEAELARAEAEMGCAFPPDLRAVLAMGLPSGPGFPDWRTRAGLRSAFDMPIAAASLQIARGALWPRCWGPRPADPDRALRLARSAIRRTPLLVPLFDRCFLPCRPCLAGNPVFFVTDDRVLCCGLDILHFFTRDSCFQPLDVRAPPSSVAQASGEATTPYMRRSLDAACGGKVPRWIEFWSDAASDRRRRDSASSETSTASSSSGCASPPPSRRSRTPHWVDNYLDRLGSVLKQGGWRDTEVTEMVEVAASGMFDGEEAPAVDSEAVLDALLLKADRCSDSLRRAGWSSEDVSDALGLDLRRCKERPRNAVRIPPEIAVKVEQLAQSVARPELPAAAAAAAAAAAGGTCYRRPAVFFSF; the protein is encoded by the coding sequence ATGGTGGACGTGGACCGCCGGATGGCCGGCCTGACCCCGGCGGCGCACGCGGCTGGGCTGCGCCGCCTGTCCACGCGTGCCGCTGCGGGGCCCTCGTTGGCGTCGGCCTCGCCGCGCCACGGGCTCCACTCGTTCGGCCCGTTCGCGGCCGCAGTGCTCGACCACCTCCGGGCGTCCGGGGTGGCGGTGCTCCCGGGGCTCACGGAGGCGGAGCTGGCGCGCGCCGAGGCCGAGATGGGATGCGCCTTCCCGCCCGACCTGCGCGCGGTCCTGGCCATGGGGCTCCCGTCGGGACCCGGGTTCCCGGACTGGCGGACGCGCGCGGGGCTGCGCTCCGCATTCGACATGCCCATCGCCGCGGCGTCTCTGCAGATCGCGCGGGGCGCACTGTGGCCACGGTGCTGGGGGCCCAGGCCCGCCGACCCCGACCGCGCACTGCGGCTCGCGCGCTCCGCCATCCGCCGGACGCCGCTGCTCGTGCCGCTTTTCGACCGGTGCTTCCTGCCCTGCCGCCCCTGCCTCGCAGGGAACCCTGTCTTCTTCGTCACTGACGACCGCGTCCTCTGCTGCGGCCTCGACATCCTCCACTTCTTCACCCGCGACTCCTGCTTCCAGCCGCTGGACGTGCGGGCGCCGCCATCATCGGTCGCGCAGGCCTCCGGCGAGGCCACCACGCCGTACATGCGCCGCAGCCTCGACGCGGCCTGCGGCGGCAAGGTCCCGCGTTGGATCGAGTTCTGGAGCGACGCCGCGTCCGACCGGCGCCGCCGCGACTCGGCCTCCTCGGAGACCTCCACCGCGTCGTCGTCCTCCGGGtgcgcgtcgccgccgccgtccaggAGGTCGAGGACCCCGCACTGGGTCGACAACTACCTGGACAGGCTCGGCTCCGTGCTGAAGCAAGGCGGATGGAGGGACACGGAGGTAACGGAGATGGTCGAGGTGGCGGCCTCCGGGATGTTCGACGGCGAGGAAGCCCCCGCGGTCGACTCCGAGGCGGTGCTCGACGCGCTGCTGCTGAAGGCCGACCGGTGCTCCGACTCGCTCCGGCGAGCGGGGTGGAGCTCCGAGGACGTGTCGGACGCTCTCGGGCTCGACCTCCGGCGGTGCAAGGAGCGGCCGAGGAACGCCGTACGGATACCCCCGGAGATCGCCGTGAAGGTCGAGCAGCTAGCGCAGTCGGTAGCGAGGCCTGaactccccgccgccgccgccgccgccgccgccgccgccgccggaggcacTTGCTACCGGCGGCCTgccgttttcttttctttttag